In the Candidatus Electrothrix sp. GW3-4 genome, one interval contains:
- the gspF gene encoding type II secretion system inner membrane protein GspF, translated as MPVYEYTALNAQGKKQKGVLDADSISAARQKIRKDGSYPVEIKETVPRGRRGKKEAEKKNALSLQFGSRIKQQEIHVATRQLATLLGAGIPLVPALSGLVEQTSNKTLQTKITQIKDSVNEGNSLTSSLAEHPRLFSKIYVNMVQAGEASGSLDVVLERLAEVGERQQAMRSRIAAALIYPIFMALVGIGVLFLLITFIVPSITKVFTDRDQALPLPTTILISLSDFLQNYWIILAFLIIGLIIGIRFFIQQPKGQRIWDTLKLSFPVLKDLNIKIAAATLGRTMSSLLQSGVPLITSLQIVKNILDNVLLADVMDMAAEELEKGKSLSSVLRGNKYFTPMLVQMIAVGEQSGSLEKMLEKAADSYEKEVETKVMAMTSMIEPIMILVMGVAVSFIVISILLPIFEMNQLIK; from the coding sequence ATGCCTGTTTACGAATACACCGCCCTGAATGCGCAGGGAAAAAAACAGAAAGGAGTACTGGATGCCGACTCCATTTCAGCGGCCCGGCAAAAAATCCGCAAGGACGGCAGCTATCCGGTTGAGATCAAAGAAACCGTTCCTCGGGGCAGACGAGGGAAAAAAGAGGCTGAGAAAAAAAACGCCCTCTCCCTGCAATTCGGTTCCCGGATCAAGCAGCAGGAGATCCATGTGGCGACCCGCCAGCTCGCCACCCTGCTCGGTGCAGGTATTCCCCTGGTTCCGGCCCTGAGTGGCCTCGTTGAGCAGACCAGCAATAAGACCTTGCAGACCAAGATCACCCAGATCAAGGATTCGGTCAATGAAGGCAATTCCCTGACCTCATCGCTGGCAGAACATCCCCGTCTCTTTTCCAAGATCTACGTCAATATGGTCCAGGCGGGCGAGGCCTCAGGCTCCCTGGATGTAGTCCTTGAGCGCTTGGCCGAGGTTGGGGAACGCCAGCAGGCCATGCGTTCCAGGATCGCTGCGGCCCTTATCTACCCGATCTTTATGGCCCTAGTAGGAATCGGCGTCCTCTTCCTGCTGATCACCTTTATTGTACCCTCCATCACCAAGGTCTTTACTGACCGAGATCAGGCCCTGCCCCTGCCAACAACAATCCTGATCAGTCTCAGTGATTTTCTCCAGAATTACTGGATTATTTTGGCCTTCCTGATTATTGGCCTGATCATAGGTATCCGTTTTTTTATCCAACAACCCAAGGGCCAGCGGATCTGGGATACCCTCAAGCTCTCTTTTCCTGTGCTCAAGGATCTGAATATAAAAATTGCCGCCGCCACCCTGGGGCGCACCATGTCCAGCCTGCTGCAATCCGGTGTCCCCTTGATCACCTCATTGCAGATCGTCAAAAATATCCTCGATAATGTGCTGTTAGCCGACGTGATGGATATGGCTGCTGAAGAGCTAGAAAAAGGAAAGAGCCTGTCCAGCGTTCTGCGCGGCAATAAGTACTTCACCCCCATGCTTGTCCAGATGATTGCGGTGGGGGAGCAGAGCGGTTCCCTGGAAAAAATGCTGGAAAAGGCGGCGGACAGCTATGAGAAGGAAGTAGAGACCAAGGTCATGGCCATGACCTCAATGATTGAGCCCATCATGATCCTGGTCATGGGTGTGGCAGTCAGCTTTATTGTCATCTCTATTCTCCTGCCGATCTTTGAGATGAATCAGCTTATTAAGTGA
- a CDS encoding glycosyltransferase family 39 protein, producing the protein MHYPVSQKRGFLILIRILFGGLLVSLAVLACTPPFSRDALIHHLQLPKLYLQHGGIYEIPELVFSYYPMNLDLLYMGALSLGSDILAKYIHIFFGLGTALLLYLHLKKRLSATYGLLGALFFLSIPIIVKLSITVYVDLGLVFFSTAALLLLFRWLETKQPRDLLLAGICCGLGIGTKYNGLLVLFILTFILPILFIRTQEQKQGTAPAAVKAAVLFCLAALLTASPCLIRNAVWTGNPLYPLYNGFFNPTASPAPTEHQVKENEENNAEQVSSGARGVFATRYVLYQENIWQLLLLPVRIFFEGQDNDPRYFDGRLNPFLFFLPLLSFLGIRQEKKQPRLEKATLAAFSLFYFLFAFNTGVLRIRYLVPIVPFLVILSIYGLNNLKKLSEKYAKKSGLVQLVWPLTVCLLLLWNASYIGKQFKDVDPFSYITGRLTRDEYLNRKIPEYPVMQYANKNLSDSAKILCLFLGSRGYYLDKKHIFDSYGNHDLLLSWLQQPESDIETLQENLQHQGITHLIIRADLMVQWLKSAEPGQQKLWNQFNSNHLIAVYSHLNYILYQVRFR; encoded by the coding sequence TTGCACTATCCTGTCTCCCAAAAACGCGGGTTTCTTATCCTTATCAGGATATTATTTGGAGGCCTACTTGTCAGTCTTGCCGTGCTGGCTTGCACACCTCCCTTCAGTCGGGATGCCTTGATCCATCATCTCCAGCTCCCGAAACTCTACCTCCAACATGGGGGCATCTACGAGATCCCAGAGCTGGTCTTCTCCTACTACCCCATGAACCTCGACCTCTTGTACATGGGGGCGCTTTCTCTTGGCAGCGATATCCTAGCCAAGTACATTCACATATTTTTCGGGCTCGGTACAGCTCTACTTCTCTATCTCCACCTGAAAAAACGCTTATCCGCCACTTACGGGCTGCTGGGGGCCCTATTTTTTCTCAGTATCCCGATCATCGTCAAGCTATCTATCACGGTCTATGTGGATCTCGGGCTTGTTTTTTTCAGCACTGCGGCCCTGCTCCTGCTCTTTCGATGGCTGGAAACAAAACAACCGCGTGATCTGCTGCTGGCGGGCATCTGTTGTGGTTTAGGAATCGGCACCAAATATAACGGCCTGCTGGTACTGTTTATTCTTACCTTTATCCTACCGATTCTGTTCATCAGAACCCAGGAGCAAAAACAGGGGACTGCTCCTGCGGCAGTAAAGGCAGCCGTCCTGTTCTGCCTTGCAGCCTTGCTCACTGCCTCACCCTGCCTGATCAGAAACGCTGTCTGGACCGGCAATCCCCTCTATCCACTCTATAATGGGTTCTTTAATCCAACAGCTTCTCCGGCACCGACAGAGCACCAAGTCAAAGAAAACGAAGAAAACAATGCTGAGCAAGTCAGCAGCGGTGCCCGGGGCGTTTTCGCCACAAGATACGTACTCTACCAGGAAAATATCTGGCAACTTCTTCTCCTCCCTGTCCGGATCTTCTTTGAAGGCCAGGATAATGATCCCCGTTATTTTGACGGTCGCCTCAATCCCTTTCTCTTCTTCCTCCCGCTCCTCAGTTTTCTGGGTATCAGGCAGGAGAAGAAGCAGCCTCGTCTTGAAAAAGCGACGCTGGCGGCCTTTTCTCTTTTCTATTTTCTCTTTGCCTTTAACACCGGTGTCCTGCGCATCCGCTATTTAGTACCGATAGTGCCCTTTCTGGTTATCCTCTCCATCTACGGGCTCAACAACCTAAAAAAATTGTCTGAAAAATATGCAAAGAAAAGCGGCTTAGTTCAGCTGGTCTGGCCGCTGACAGTCTGCCTGCTCCTTCTCTGGAACGCCAGTTATATCGGGAAACAATTCAAGGATGTTGATCCGTTCAGCTATATCACAGGCCGCCTGACCAGAGATGAATATCTAAACAGAAAGATCCCGGAATATCCGGTCATGCAGTATGCGAATAAAAATCTCTCGGATTCCGCAAAAATACTCTGTCTTTTTCTAGGATCACGGGGATATTACCTGGACAAAAAACATATTTTTGATTCTTACGGGAATCACGACCTCCTCCTCTCTTGGCTTCAGCAACCGGAGAGCGATATTGAGACGCTCCAGGAAAACCTTCAACATCAAGGAATAACTCATCTTATTATCCGAGCAGATCTCATGGTGCAGTGGCTCAAGAGCGCAGAACCCGGTCAACAAAAACTCTGGAATCAGTTCAACAGCAACCATTTGATTGCAGTGTATTCACATCTCAACTATATTCTTTATCAAGTCAGGTTTCGCTAA
- a CDS encoding vitamin K epoxide reductase family protein, whose protein sequence is MKQKTLPLPYRVYTVPILILAAIGIAASAYLALSHYRNYTDIGYSSFCAISKSINCDTVSQSPWSILLGLPVALWGVLGYTLFFLLSLPAQVNTEERRGLWDLLFLIALLFSLIDLFFGYITAVKIQSYCIVCLFTYVVSFALLFQTWIIRRRFNKHSLFSGIRKGLEFLLRQKITLTLLMLLVLTFGTLKIFIPTYWEYQYPQLAQNIAKGVTEEGHPWIGAENPKLTIKEFTDYQCFQCSKVHFFLRLLVDKYPDKIRLVHYHYPMDEKFNTVLVKKPFHTGSGELALLTIAAAQQGKFWEANDAMYTAIRSGITAFNIQKFAAKLQLDVDQLKKNMYSPASLKKIESDIRTGLKNNIVGTPSFIVDGKVYGGRLPNELLDIINKE, encoded by the coding sequence ATGAAGCAAAAAACATTACCATTACCCTATCGTGTCTACACTGTTCCGATACTTATTCTTGCCGCTATCGGCATCGCGGCCTCGGCTTACCTCGCCCTGTCTCATTACCGAAACTATACAGACATCGGTTACAGCAGTTTTTGTGCCATTTCTAAATCCATCAATTGCGATACAGTATCACAAAGCCCTTGGTCGATCCTGCTGGGTCTCCCTGTGGCGCTCTGGGGTGTTCTGGGATACACCCTCTTTTTTCTTCTGAGCCTGCCTGCCCAAGTCAACACAGAAGAAAGAAGAGGTTTGTGGGATCTGCTCTTCCTTATCGCCCTTCTTTTCTCACTTATTGATCTTTTCTTTGGCTACATAACCGCAGTAAAAATTCAGTCCTATTGCATAGTTTGCCTTTTTACTTATGTAGTCAGCTTTGCCTTGCTCTTCCAGACCTGGATCATCCGAAGACGGTTCAACAAGCACTCTCTTTTCTCTGGTATACGAAAAGGATTAGAATTTCTGCTCCGGCAAAAAATCACTCTGACCCTACTCATGCTGCTCGTCCTCACCTTTGGGACATTAAAAATCTTTATTCCCACCTATTGGGAGTACCAGTATCCGCAACTAGCGCAAAACATCGCTAAAGGCGTTACAGAAGAAGGACATCCCTGGATAGGGGCGGAAAACCCCAAGCTGACCATCAAAGAATTTACAGACTATCAATGCTTTCAATGCAGCAAGGTCCATTTTTTCTTACGCCTTCTTGTCGATAAATATCCCGACAAGATCCGCCTGGTCCATTACCACTACCCTATGGACGAAAAGTTTAATACTGTATTAGTAAAAAAGCCCTTTCACACGGGTTCAGGGGAACTGGCCTTGCTGACTATTGCAGCTGCTCAACAGGGTAAATTCTGGGAGGCCAATGATGCGATGTATACTGCGATTCGAAGTGGCATCACCGCCTTTAATATCCAAAAATTTGCCGCAAAATTGCAGCTTGATGTAGATCAGCTCAAAAAAAATATGTATTCGCCCGCGTCACTCAAAAAAATCGAGTCTGACATTCGTACCGGCCTGAAAAATAATATTGTCGGCACCCCCTCTTTTATTGTTGACGGCAAGGTGTATGGAGGCCGTCTCCCCAATGAACTCCTCGATATCATCAACAAAGAGTAA
- a CDS encoding methyltransferase domain-containing protein has translation MDKKIIEDFNHFIQSIPITLLTEEICKSTGKSAHRAQKNFDTYINEARAALNFIHPFLPHHNARILEVGSGICILSLFLKKEGFNITALEPATAGFSFFSIFQQVVIKHLKKIALEILPYPAIDLKEEQVGKFDFIFSFNVIEHISNPLATFSVLLNVLHNQGMMVHSCPNYSVPYEPHFGVPVLSNWPRLTYLIFSKKISTNIELWSSLNFITYQEIKKFASQHNLVVHFQRKLLYKIFLRIENDPVFRERHKNFIIMSLFSILRITGAIKLLKILPPRCATPMQFIISKS, from the coding sequence ATGGATAAAAAGATTATAGAAGATTTCAACCATTTTATACAATCAATTCCTATAACATTACTTACTGAAGAAATATGTAAGTCAACAGGAAAGTCAGCACATCGCGCTCAAAAAAATTTTGATACCTACATTAATGAAGCTCGTGCAGCCTTAAATTTTATTCATCCTTTTTTGCCCCATCACAATGCACGTATCCTTGAAGTCGGTTCAGGAATTTGTATCTTAAGTTTATTCCTTAAAAAAGAAGGGTTCAATATTACCGCGTTAGAACCAGCAACAGCAGGCTTCAGCTTTTTTTCCATCTTCCAACAAGTAGTTATCAAGCATTTAAAAAAAATAGCTCTTGAGATCCTACCTTACCCTGCAATAGATCTGAAAGAAGAACAGGTCGGAAAATTTGATTTCATCTTTAGCTTCAACGTCATAGAGCACATATCCAATCCACTTGCAACGTTCTCTGTCCTCCTCAACGTACTGCATAATCAAGGCATGATGGTCCATTCATGCCCAAACTATTCTGTTCCCTATGAGCCTCACTTTGGGGTACCAGTACTCTCGAACTGGCCAAGATTAACCTACCTCATTTTTTCTAAAAAGATCTCTACCAATATAGAGCTATGGAGTTCTCTCAATTTTATTACCTATCAGGAAATAAAAAAATTCGCGTCCCAACACAACCTTGTTGTGCACTTCCAACGAAAACTTCTCTATAAAATCTTCTTGAGAATCGAAAATGATCCTGTCTTTCGAGAAAGACATAAAAATTTTATTATCATGTCCCTATTTTCAATTTTACGGATTACAGGAGCAATCAAACTACTAAAAATCTTACCCCCACGCTGTGCAACACCGATGCAATTCATCATTTCCAAGTCATAG